The following proteins are encoded in a genomic region of Necator americanus strain Aroian chromosome II, whole genome shotgun sequence:
- a CDS encoding hypothetical protein (NECATOR_CHRII.G4841.T1), whose translation MESLATTIRFVTLNCRTLSSELQQAAQSRLLRYLCVPFAALQETHMRDRSVISIENYTMYCGDADENKVGDCAIVVRNNYKNLVEGFGSTSSRCAFLLLRDRRGRKLWIVSAHAPTETAEDNSTVQQQQPSTMNSMR comes from the coding sequence atggaatctttggcaacaaccattcgtttcgtcacgctgaactgccgaacactatcgagtgaactccaacaagccgctcaatccagacttctgcgatatctctgtgtaccttttgctgcactgcaggaaacacacatgagagatcggtccgtcatcagcatcgaaaattacaccatgtactgcggcgatgctgatgagaacaaagtaggtgacTGCGCGATAGTTGTGAGGAAcaattacaagaacctggtggagggatttggctcaacgtcgtctagatgcgcctttttactactgcgggatcgcagaggacgtaaactctggatcgtaagcgctcacgcacctacggaaaccgctgaggacaacagtacagtacaacaacaacagcc